The sequence below is a genomic window from Rudanella lutea DSM 19387.
CATCGAGCGCCTTTAGAATAGGCTCGATGAGGTTCAAATCAGAAAATGTCATGCAATCGCTTTAAGAGCCGACCCCGGCAAAACAAATACGGGTTCGGGCTGTGGATGCGGCAGGTTGCAAATCATAAAACTGACTAAACCAGACCGCCAATAACGTACCAACAACAAACAGGCCAAATTAATGCCCCACCCCCCGAAATAACTCGGAAGCTCTGGCCTGACCTACTAACCCGGCTCCCAACCTGACCATGCCGGGTGCGATGGTCGGCGCTCAAACGGGGCCTGGGTCGGTGCGTTGGAGGGCGTGTTGTGTCTGTTACCAGCCCAATCAGAGGCCCATTTTGAGGGAGCGCCTAAAACGTGAAAAATGGGCAAATTGGATTATTCTCGAAAAAACGTATGGCCCGCCCGAAACGCGATACAATTCTTTCATGGGATGGCTAAAAAAAGGCAATTGGTTCATTTAGAGGGACTTGTTGTACTTTCCCGATTTTCACTATACGATATTGATAAACGCTTGCACGGAAAAAAGAATTTTCGTTAAGCAATTGTTAACCAAGGGGTTTTGTGTTGCGTCGAATGGCGTCGGTCGTTCACCTTTGTCGCAGTTCAACGCAAAATCAAAACGCAAAATGAAACGTATCAAAATGACCGTAGCGGCCCTGCTCGTGGCCGGCAGTTTAACCAGCACAGGCCTGGCTTTTGGCGGGCCAAACGATGGCGTAATGCAGGTAAACGTGATTAAGTCAGACGCCAAGAAGGTGAAACTGCAAACACCGGGCAACGTTGAAATGGTCCTTGTCGACGACAACGGAACGGTGCTGTACAAAGGCCAAATTCGGTCTATAAGCGGCAAGGCTACGTCGGTTAACCTGACCAACCTGCCCGACGGACACTACTTCCTGACGGCCACAAACAACGAATTCTGGATGTCGCAGGGGCTGACAATTCACAACAATCAGGTTAGCATTGACCCGCAAAACAAGAGCAGCCTTGTGAAGCCAACGCTTGTGAGTGTAGGCAAAAACAAATTCAAACTGAACGTAGATGGCGCCGAGAAAGTCAACGTGGCCATTTATGACCAGATCAACGCCCTGGTATTCAGCGAAACCTACGAAAAAGGCGAGGTGCCTAAGTTTGACCTGAACCGTTTGCCCATTGGCGGGTACACATTTGTGGTAGGCCCCGATTTCAAGCAGTTTACGGAGCAGATCATCGTAAGCCGGTAACATGCGGGCCGCCGATGCCACCGCTACCGATGCCGAACCCCAACTGGCTCCAGGAGCTAACGGCGGTTCGGCATCGGCTTTTTGACAAGGGATGTTATCGCACCTGTAACCGGCGCATAAACTCATCCTTGTAGTTTTTGCCCAACGGAACCGATTGGCTCCCCAGCGTTATGCCGTGGTCGTCGAACGTATCGACCCGGTTGATATTGACCGCGTATGAGCGGTGTACCCGAACAAAACGGGGGTGATTGAGCCGCTCCAGCACGGCCGACAATGATTGCCGAAGGGCGTACTTTTTGGCGGTCGTTACAAAGGTGGTGTAGGTGTCCTCTGCTTCGAGGACCAGAATATCGGCCAAACTGATTTTGACGAACTGAAAGCCCTGCTTCACAAACACGTAGTCGTCGATTTTCAGGATGGTGTCCCGGCCGGGCGGGTCGCGCTCGGGTGTGTCGGGTTTCTTTTCGGCCGATTGAGCCTCTTCCGGCGGGGGCGTCCGCTGTGGGAGCTGGGGTTGTCGGGCAAAGTTATGAATGGCCACATCGATGGCGATGCGTAGGTTGAGCAGGTTATGCGGCTTGGTCATGTAGGCCGCCGGGGCCGTTTGTTTGGCCCGTTCTACCGTGTCGGGGTCCGAGAAGGCCGTCAGGTAAATGATCGGTACGGGTCGGATGCGCAACAGTTGGTGGGCCGTTTCGATACCGTCCAGATCACCCCGGATGTTAATGTCGCACAGGAGCAGATCGACCTGATTACGCCGAAAAAGATCAACCGCTTTGGCCCCGTTCGATGCCATCCCTACCACACAGTATCCCTCAGCTTCGAGGCTATCGCAGAGGGCCATTGCCAGAATGGCCTCATCTTCTACAATCAGAATATTGATCGAATCGTCCATATGGGAGTTAAAGGGTATTAGGCGGCCCGAACGGGCGAGGGCTCATTGACCGGTACTCGAATAAAAAACTGTGTTCCATTGCCACTTTCGACCGACACGGTTCCCCCAATCTGATCCGATAAGCCAGCAATCAGCCGTTTGCCAAACGACCCACCCGGCCGTTGCCAGCGCGTCAGGTCGAGGCCGGGGCCATTGTCGGCTACGTGCATAAGCAGGCTATCGCCCTGCCGACGCAGATCCACCAACAGACTCGGGGCAGCGGTATAGGGCAGGGCATACTTGAAGGTATTTGTCAGGATTTCGTTCAGAATCAGCCCAATCGGAATCGCCAGGTCCACATCAACTTCCTGCTTGCTCACCTGCACACGGGTATCTACAGTCTGGTGCGTGTACCCGTAGGCACCCATCAGCGATTCGATCAGGCTGGCTACGTACTCGCCCATATCGATAGTGGTCAGCGAATCGGTCTGGTAAAGTCGCTGGTGCAGGAGCGACATGGCCTGCACCCGTTGTTGCCCCTCCCGGAAAGCCCGCTTGGCGTTCTCGTCGGCCAATCGGTTCGATTGTAACTCCAGCAGCCCCGACACAATGGCCAGGTTGTTTTTGACCCGGTGATGAAGCTCGCGCATCAGCAACCGCAACTGGGCCGATTGCTGCTTGATTTGTGCCTGGCTCTGACCCAGACGCTGATACTGCCAGAACAACAGGCCCGACAGCACGAAAAACAACCCGGCTCCCCAGCCCAGCCACGTCAGCTGCCGCTGCTGCAGCTCGTTTTGGGTTTGTAGCTGCTGAATACTGGTTTCTTTTTGCCGCGAAACGAACCGGGCGTTTACCTCGGCCAGGTTCTGGGCCCTGGCCAGATCGGTGCGCTTTTTGATGAGGAGCAAATCCCGGTCCCGGTCGGCCTGTATCTGTGCCACCAACCGTTCGTGTTGCAGCAACAGGCTTGTTTTTAGGCTCGCAATCTGTTTTTGTTTCTCAGCCTCTACCTCCGCCAGTTGCAGCGCCCGCTCATTGTCGAAAGCGGCTTGTAAGCGGGCAATCTGACCGGTTTTGTCGGCCCGGCCGAGCGAATCCTCAATGACTTTGGCCTGTTCGAGATAGTGCAACGCCTGTTCAAAATGGCCCGCATCGCGGTAGGCTTTGTAGGCGACCCCCAGCGAATTGAACAACCGGTGTGGATCGCCCAGCTGGTTAGCCAGCCGCACCGACTGCTCGCCGTGAAACACCGCTTTCTGATGTTTCTGTAAGCGTTGGTACAAATCGCTCAGGTTGCGGTGATTGTGCTCCAGATTGGTCAGGCGCCGGGCCTCTCCGTTGAGAGCCAGAGCCCGCTCCAGGTAGTCGATGGCCCGTTCGAACTGCCGGTCGGGTTCGATGGAAAGCTGCCCCATGTTGCCGTAAAGAATGGCCAGGGTGTTGTTGGAAATACCTTCTTTTTCCAGCAGACTAATCCCCGCCCGATACGCTTGCCGGGCTTCTTCGTAGGCTTTCAGATCGCGCTGAATAATGCCGATAGTGTTGTAGGTGTTGGCAATGGCCGTTGCCGAACCTAGCTGCTCGTTCAGTACCAGTGCCTGTTTAGCGTATTGGAGCGCCAGCCGGGTAAACCCTTCCATTTTCTGGGCGTCGGCCATGCGCTTGTACGTGAGCGCCAGTCCCTGATTGGCAAACGCGATACCGGGCAGGTAACGATGCCGCTCGAAAACCGGTAATGCCTGCTGCATGAGTACTACCGACCGGTTGAAGTTGCCTTTGTCGCGGGCTTCGGCGCTCAGGTACGCCAGACCGCGGGCCCATATCACCGGCTGCCTATGCTGTTTACCCCAGTCGTGAATACGTTGCGCATACACCAACGACGAATCGGGCCGAACCGGGCGCAGGTCTTGCCACTGGGTGTACCAGGCTTCGATCTGCAGTGAGTCGGTTCGGGTCAGGGGTCGAATCTGGCTGTACGAAAACGGAGTGCCTGCCAGGAGCAGACACCCCGCGAAACAGGTAAGGCAGAAAAGCCGCCGGGCGACCATGTTGTGTGCTTGTCTAATCCAGGTCAGATGCGGCAAAGCTGGCACTCGGCACGTGGTCTTCGACTACGCCGGTCCAGGGGTTTGGATTGAGGGCTCGCTTGACCGATACCCACCGACGGCGCGACACAGCTACTTTCTCGCCGGTGGAGAGGTGGAGCATAGGCCCCTTGTGGGTGAGCTGTACTTTCTGGACAAAGGCCCGATTGACGAGGCAGTTCTGGTGAATTCGGATGTACGCTGCGTTGGGGAGCTGGATTTCGTAGTGCTTCAGGGTGTAGGCCATAATGTGCCGGCTGCCATCGCGCCAGTGCAGCCAGCTGTACCCTTTGGCTCCCCGAATCATAACCAACTCGTGGATGGAGCGGGTACGCCAGCCGTACAGGGGGTCGTTGACGCGGATGGTGGCTACTCCATTGGTTCGGGTTGATGGTTGATTGGAAAGAGGAAGGAGTGGATTCATGGTTAAAAAAGAGAAGTTGATATAAGAGAAAGGAACGTATGAAGCGAAAGGTAAGTGTTTTTTTTTGATGTCACATAGACCATTCGCTCAAAAACAAACAAAAAAAATACGAATTCAAATAGTTGCTAAAAAGATCGCGGAGCAAGGCCATTTGGGTGAGTACGAGTTCTTTGTACGTCAACGCCGGATTTATGTAGGCGAATGCGGAACAACACGTGTTCATGGCCGCGTAAATCGATCGATTTGCCAGATGTATCGCTTTGGGCAGCTCGTAGTCCAAAACATATCAGGTTAACAGAGCATATTGGACGATAGCCCTGCACCCGTAAGCGACGTGTACTGTCAGTTGCTAAAATGGGCGTATTCAATACTCAGATTCCCTGTTATATTTACAAGGCATTTTCTCTCATAATCAGTCAGTTTACTGTATGAAGCAGTATT
It includes:
- a CDS encoding response regulator — encoded protein: MDDSINILIVEDEAILAMALCDSLEAEGYCVVGMASNGAKAVDLFRRNQVDLLLCDINIRGDLDGIETAHQLLRIRPVPIIYLTAFSDPDTVERAKQTAPAAYMTKPHNLLNLRIAIDVAIHNFARQPQLPQRTPPPEEAQSAEKKPDTPERDPPGRDTILKIDDYVFVKQGFQFVKISLADILVLEAEDTYTTFVTTAKKYALRQSLSAVLERLNHPRFVRVHRSYAVNINRVDTFDDHGITLGSQSVPLGKNYKDEFMRRLQVR
- a CDS encoding histidine kinase dimerization/phosphoacceptor domain -containing protein, encoding MPHLTWIRQAHNMVARRLFCLTCFAGCLLLAGTPFSYSQIRPLTRTDSLQIEAWYTQWQDLRPVRPDSSLVYAQRIHDWGKQHRQPVIWARGLAYLSAEARDKGNFNRSVVLMQQALPVFERHRYLPGIAFANQGLALTYKRMADAQKMEGFTRLALQYAKQALVLNEQLGSATAIANTYNTIGIIQRDLKAYEEARQAYRAGISLLEKEGISNNTLAILYGNMGQLSIEPDRQFERAIDYLERALALNGEARRLTNLEHNHRNLSDLYQRLQKHQKAVFHGEQSVRLANQLGDPHRLFNSLGVAYKAYRDAGHFEQALHYLEQAKVIEDSLGRADKTGQIARLQAAFDNERALQLAEVEAEKQKQIASLKTSLLLQHERLVAQIQADRDRDLLLIKKRTDLARAQNLAEVNARFVSRQKETSIQQLQTQNELQQRQLTWLGWGAGLFFVLSGLLFWQYQRLGQSQAQIKQQSAQLRLLMRELHHRVKNNLAIVSGLLELQSNRLADENAKRAFREGQQRVQAMSLLHQRLYQTDSLTTIDMGEYVASLIESLMGAYGYTHQTVDTRVQVSKQEVDVDLAIPIGLILNEILTNTFKYALPYTAAPSLLVDLRRQGDSLLMHVADNGPGLDLTRWQRPGGSFGKRLIAGLSDQIGGTVSVESGNGTQFFIRVPVNEPSPVRAA
- a CDS encoding LytR/AlgR family response regulator transcription factor — encoded protein: MNPLLPLSNQPSTRTNGVATIRVNDPLYGWRTRSIHELVMIRGAKGYSWLHWRDGSRHIMAYTLKHYEIQLPNAAYIRIHQNCLVNRAFVQKVQLTHKGPMLHLSTGEKVAVSRRRWVSVKRALNPNPWTGVVEDHVPSASFAASDLD